CCCCTTCCAATCGAACGACGTTACATCCAGCAAGGAGTCCGGGATGCATAAAGAAGGCAAGGTGGTGCCCTTGGCGGCCGCCATCGACCGGGGCGCGCGCACGCCCTCGCCGAGCCTTCCCGTGTTGCTCCTGCAGGTGCGCGACAAGGCGGCCCTGCAGCTGCGCCAGGGCTTGCAGGCGTTGTTCGACAATGCCGACGACACCCTCTTCGAGATGGCCGACAAGGCCGCTGCCCGAGTCGACCAGAACCTTTACTTCGAAGCCATGCGCGACCTGCGGCTAAAGCGCAAGAGCATCGAGCGCGGGTTCCTCGACCTGTTCTACGACGCGTTTGCGAGCATTGGCCAGGCCGATCTGTTCGATACGTTGCTACCAGCGCCAGTGGCCCACGGCAAGGCCGAGCAGGAGCGTGCCATCGCTGTGCAGGCCATGGTCGACCGGGTGCTGTCGCGTGACGGTTTCTCTCTCCAGCAATTGAGCCTGCGCTTTGCTGCGCTGCTCGGTCGGGACCTGAATGAGCGGCACAACCCGCTCGGCCCTGCCAGCCTCTGCGACTATTTCCTGGCGGCCGGGCGCAACCTGGGCGTGGGGGCGAACGTCAAGATGGTCCTGCTCAAGCTCTTCGAGCGCTATGTGTTGCGTGACCTCGATCTGCTGTACAGCGAGGCGGGCCAGTTGCTGGCCAGTGCCGGGGTGCTGCCTGACCTGCAACCGGCGCCACGCCGCCGCGCCGAGGACCTGCGCGACATTGCCCGGCGCGTGCCAAACAACCCCGTGCAAGCTGGCGAGGCGGGGGCCGACACGGCTGGGCAGGCCTTCTTCGCGTCGGTGCAGGGCCTTCTGGCACCTTCGCGGGGATGCATCGCGCCGCGCCTGCAGGCCGTGGGCTCGGCGCAGCCGATCGGCACGAGCGACCTGCTGCGCCTGCTCACCCACCTGCAGCATTACGTGCCTGGCGCTGGCGAGCCGGACGACTTCAACCTCGGCCAGCAGTTGGAGCAATTGCTGCTGCGGGTCAGCGTGCGTAGCGGCACGCGCCGGCGTATCGCCACCGACGACGAGGACATGATCAACCTGGTGGGCCTGCTGTTCGGTTACATCGAGGTCGACGACAACCTGCCCGTCAGCCTGCGGGGGCTGATCGGTCGCCTGCACATTCCTCTGCTCAAGGTTGCCTTGATCGACAAGGCGTTGTTCTGCCGCGCCAGCCATCCGGCGCGGCGCCTGCTCAACGAAATCGCCACCACGGCCATCGGCTGGGAGAGCGACGCAGACGGCCTGCGTGACAGCCTGCACCTGCGGGTGGAGCGCATCGTCCAGCGGCTGCTCAATGATTTCTCCGAAGATTGCGGGCTGTTCAGCGAACTGCTCGACGAGTTCCTGGCCTTCAGCCAGGACGAGCGGCGACGCAACGAGTTGTTCGAGCAACGCACCCGCGATGCTGAGGAAGGTCGCGTCCGCACGCTGCTGGCCCGTCAGCGGGTACAGCATGAGCTGAACCTGCGCCTGCGGGGGCGAGTGTTGCCCGAGGGCGTGCTACGGATGCTGGTGCAGTCCTGGAGCCAGGTGCTGATGTTGGCCTGGCTCAAGCAGGGCGAGGCCTCGACGGCGTGGGCCGATGGGTTGGCGACCGTCGACAGCCTGCTCGTCAGCATTGTCCCGGCCCCTGAGCCGAGCCGCTTGCTTGAGCAGGTGCCAGGCCTGCTCAAGGCATTGCGTGAGGGGCTGGCGGGGGTGGCGCTGGACTCGGCGGCCACCCGTGAGTTCTTCCAGCAACTGGAACAGCTGCACCTGCAGGCGTGCGCGGGGAGGGAGGGGGAGACCCAGGGGGCGTCGGCCTTGGTCCGCGTCGAGGAGGATATCGTACTGGCCATCAGTGACGAGCCGGCCTGCGGGCCACGCCCTTGGTTCGATGAGCAGGAACCGGCGTTGCGCCAGGTGCAGCGTCTGCGTATCGGTACTTGGGTCGAGGTGCTGGACGATGACGAACCGCTGCGCTGCAAGCTGGTGGCACGTGTGGACATCAATGACCGCTTCGTCTTTGCCAACCGTACCGGGATGAAGGTACGTGAGTGGAACCGTGCCGGGCTGGCCGTGGCGTTGCGTCTGGGGGAGGTTCGCCTGCTCGATGACGGGTTGCTGTTCGAGCGGGCGCTGGAGGCGGTGCTCGAGGACTTGCGCCGGCAACAAGGGCGCTGACGCCAGTGATGCGCCTATAGGACCGTTCGCCGGCAAGCCGGCTCCTACAAGTGCGACGCCGATCCTGGGGCTGGCGCGGTCCCTGTGGGAGGGGGTTACCCGCGAAGAGGGCACCGCGGTGGCGATGCGATCCGATTCTTCGCGCCCCATTGCGGCTCTTACAATGATTCACATGCAATCGGCCGCGCCTGCGAGGCATACTGCGGTCCTGTACCCGGTGTTTTCAGGATCTGCTCCATGCAATTGGACCGTGCGACCGGTTGGTTCTCCGGCGTGACCCACTGCCCTTCGCCGAACTTCAACGCCCGCCCCGACGGCGAGGCCATCTCGCTGTTGGTCATCCACAACATCAGTCTGCCGCCGGCCTGCTTTGGTACCGGCAAGGTTCAGCAGTTCTTCCAGAACCGCCTGGACCCGGACGAGCATCCCTACTTCGCCACCATCAACCACCTCACGGTGTCCGCGCACCTGTTCGTCGAGCGCGACGGCCAGGCGACCCAGTTCGTCTCGCTGCTCGACCGTGCCTGGCATGCCGGCGTGTCGCGCTTCGAGGCGCGTGAGGGCTGCAACGACTTTTCCATCGGTATCGAGCTGGAGGGCACCGACGAGTTGCCCTACACCGATGCCCAGTACGCCACCCTGGAGCAGCTGACCCGCGAGATCCGCAGCGCCTGGCCGGTGATCGGGCCGCAGCGCATCTGCGGTCACAGCGACATCGCCCCGCAGCGCAAGACCGACCCGGGCCCGGCATTCGACTGGCCGCGCTACCGCGCCGCCCTGCAGCGTAACGAGGACAAGGCATGAGTTTCCTGGTGTTGGTGCTGGCGCTGTGGGTCGAGAAGTTCTCCGCCCTGCGCCACCGCGTGCAACGTGATGGTTTCTTCCTCGGCGAACTGGTGCGCCTGGAGCGCAGCGGCAAGGTCCACCCCTGGTGGACCCTGGCCATCCTGATCCTGGCGCCGGTGGTGGTGCTGGCCTTGCTGCTGCACGTGCTCGAGCCGGTCGCTTATGGCCTGCTGGCCTTGCCGGTGCACTTGCTGGTGCTGGTGTACAGCCTGGGGCGTGGCGATGTGAAAGCGGCGCTCGGGCCGTTCCGCGATGCCTGGCGCCGGGGTGACGACCAG
This genomic stretch from Pseudomonas entomophila harbors:
- a CDS encoding DUF1631 domain-containing protein, producing MHKEGKVVPLAAAIDRGARTPSPSLPVLLLQVRDKAALQLRQGLQALFDNADDTLFEMADKAAARVDQNLYFEAMRDLRLKRKSIERGFLDLFYDAFASIGQADLFDTLLPAPVAHGKAEQERAIAVQAMVDRVLSRDGFSLQQLSLRFAALLGRDLNERHNPLGPASLCDYFLAAGRNLGVGANVKMVLLKLFERYVLRDLDLLYSEAGQLLASAGVLPDLQPAPRRRAEDLRDIARRVPNNPVQAGEAGADTAGQAFFASVQGLLAPSRGCIAPRLQAVGSAQPIGTSDLLRLLTHLQHYVPGAGEPDDFNLGQQLEQLLLRVSVRSGTRRRIATDDEDMINLVGLLFGYIEVDDNLPVSLRGLIGRLHIPLLKVALIDKALFCRASHPARRLLNEIATTAIGWESDADGLRDSLHLRVERIVQRLLNDFSEDCGLFSELLDEFLAFSQDERRRNELFEQRTRDAEEGRVRTLLARQRVQHELNLRLRGRVLPEGVLRMLVQSWSQVLMLAWLKQGEASTAWADGLATVDSLLVSIVPAPEPSRLLEQVPGLLKALREGLAGVALDSAATREFFQQLEQLHLQACAGREGETQGASALVRVEEDIVLAISDEPACGPRPWFDEQEPALRQVQRLRIGTWVEVLDDDEPLRCKLVARVDINDRFVFANRTGMKVREWNRAGLAVALRLGEVRLLDDGLLFERALEAVLEDLRRQQGR
- the ampD gene encoding 1,6-anhydro-N-acetylmuramyl-L-alanine amidase AmpD; this translates as MQLDRATGWFSGVTHCPSPNFNARPDGEAISLLVIHNISLPPACFGTGKVQQFFQNRLDPDEHPYFATINHLTVSAHLFVERDGQATQFVSLLDRAWHAGVSRFEAREGCNDFSIGIELEGTDELPYTDAQYATLEQLTREIRSAWPVIGPQRICGHSDIAPQRKTDPGPAFDWPRYRAALQRNEDKA